A genomic segment from Aegilops tauschii subsp. strangulata cultivar AL8/78 chromosome 1, Aet v6.0, whole genome shotgun sequence encodes:
- the LOC109744264 gene encoding uncharacterized protein: protein MVKKQPLSSLFYPANSANNDTPPSSPPTPTATPQAWMWPSCKNPTAHSFRSPSASAAAAVAAKNTASLFVDSAESSSFTNSSARMHHDCAASDSLSTESEASGAAAEDMADAIVRGLRSDRLRFEPRAPSSSILERKPPPAPARGHEAAGAMSFGGGVAVAFESADPYRDFRSSMEEMMTAHGAGDWDWLEKMLGWYLRANGKGTHAAIVSAFVDLVVTTTASCSSGHSSFTLAGSDLESSSAGRNGSFRLRWRAGVVGRGRFVEAVSSDAGAGRDDVEVQGRGWQGYAAGVRRRERGRGHLPRAATAAMHLGCSPEFKVRLHPALETQVSSFQRTLACEPHLRQLWAGAESGLRVCDERGCLYPTGSGRTWRRRGGSKREGARRPVGELRLVRVRARGWGGGQRQLREDRDPPPHGSRPLLGRAQGRDRRRPLPRPWCGNGDDGPLPQPGSGRAAVEVGPAGGCGRDGRRRGSATARDGRRCSEDKMNPFSLPMTCGPHRATHDDIIVPNVAVTCEMLSGATSA, encoded by the exons ATGGTGAAGAAGCAACCATTGAGCTCGCTCTTCTACCCCGCCAACTCGGCCAACAACGACACTCCGCCGTCGTCGCCTCCCACTCCGACGGCCACCCCACAAGCATGGATGTGGCCGTCGTGCAAGAACCCAACCGCTCATTCCTTCCGGTCCCCGTCCGCTTCTGCGGCGGCAGCGGTGGCAGCCAAGAACACCGCATCCCTTTTCGTTGACTCCGCCGAGTCCTCCTCCTTCACCAACTCCTCCGCGCGCATGCACCACGACTGTGCCGCCTCCGACAGCCTCTCCACGGAGTCCGAAGCCTCCGGCGCCGCGGCCGAGGACATGGCTGACGCCATAGTCCGCGGTCTCCGGTCCGACCGCCTCCGCTTCGAGCCCCGCGCGCCCTCTAGCTCCATCCTGGAGAGGAAGCCACCTCCAGCACCCGCGCGCGGTCATGAGGCTGCGGGGGCGATGTCgttcggcggcggcgtcgcggtgGCGTTCGAGTCCGCGGACCCGTACCGGGACTTCCGGTCGTCGATGGAGGAGATGATGACGGCGCACGGCGCGGGCGACTGGGACTGGCTGGAGAAGATGCTGGGGTGGTACCTCCGCGCCAACGGCAAAGGCACCCACGCCGCCATCGTCAGCGCGTTCGTCGACCTGGTCGTCACCACGACGGCCAGCTGCTCCTCCGGCCACTCCTCCTTCACGCTCGCCGGGAGCGACCTGGAGAGCAGCAGCGCCGGCCGCAATGGATCTTTCCGCCTGAG GTGGCGTGCAGGTGTTGTGGGGCGCGGGAGGTTCGTGGAGGCGGTCTCCAGTGACGCTGGAGCAGGCCGTGACGACGTCGAAGTACAGGGGCGCGGGTGGCAGGGGTacgctgccggagttcgtcggcGCGAGCGGGGACGAGGGCATCTTCCGCGTGCCGCTACAGCGGCCATGCACCTTGGCTGCTCGCCGGAGTTCAAGGTGCGGCTCCACCCGGCGCTGGAGACGCAGGTGAGCTCCTTCCAGCGGACGCTCGCTTGCGAGCCGCACCTTCGCCAGCTATGGGCAGGGGCGGAGTCCGGGCTTCGGGTATGCGACGAGCGGGGATGCCTCTATCCGACTGGATCTGGACGAACTTGGCGGCGGCGAGGTGGTTCCAAGCGAGAAGGTGCGCGGCGGCCGGTTGGTGAGTTGCGGCTGGTCCGCGTGCGCGCgcgcgggtggggtggggggcaGCGCCAGCTCCGAGAAGATCGAGACCCACCGCCGCATGGCAGCAGGCCGCTCCTCGGCCGGGCGCAGGGGCGGGACAGGCGGCGTCCCCTGCCTCGCCCTTGGTGCGGCAACGGCGATGACGGGCCTCTGCCTCAGCCGGGGTCGGGACGGGCGGCGGTCGAGGTCGGGCCGGCCGGTGGCTGTGGTCGGGACGGACGACGGCGCGGCTCTGCCACGGCTCGGGACGGGCGGCGGTGTAGTGAAGATAAGATGAACCCTTTTTCTCTTCcaatgacatgtggaccccaTAGGGCCACACATGATGATATAATAGTACCAAACGTCGCCGTTACATGTGAGATGTTAAGCGGTGCCACGTCAGCCTGA